TACTCGCCCACCATAATTTACACGCTGCTGTGTATACTCATTGAATGTCTTAATTACAATTCGTTTTCCAGATTTACTCAGCCAATAACCTTGCTCCTTTTTAATAAAGTCTGTTTTCTTTAGTATATCCTGAAAGATAATCCCAAGCCATATCCTATCCATCACTGGCCTTATGGGCTCTATAAGATCAAAGGCCAGTGTTGGTTCTTTAAACTGGTCCGCGTGCATAATACCAATCATAGGATCTAAACCTTTTGCGAAAATCCCACTCTCTACAAGACTATATGTCATTCCATATAAATAATTGAGACCAGAATTAAAAAAATCAAGAGCTGGTCGTCTACTTCGCTTATCAAAGTCAAACAATGGAGGAACCGTTACCCTTAGAGCCATAAAGTAAATTTTGCTTATACTACCTTCTATTCCCATAAGTACTGCTTTAGAATTGGCTATTGGCCGAGAACCAATTTCTTCCATCTTTGCCTCAAGACTTTTCATTTTGTCAATAGCCACCTCTATTTCTTGTCTACGAGAACTCTTTTTACGTCCAAGCCATTTTAAAGTTTTCACTTGCTGTCTA
This sequence is a window from Arcticibacterium luteifluviistationis. Protein-coding genes within it:
- the cas1 gene encoding CRISPR-associated endonuclease Cas1, with the translated sequence MQLIIDTANTTITVRNKCFYIKNAAVQKQISPLRLSSIAITTNCLLNTSAIKLAAHHQVPVLVFNNFGTIQARMTSPYFANLAMLRKKQLLFSISPQATTWIIKLLKKKSRQQVKTLKWLGRKKSSRRQEIEVAIDKMKSLEAKMEEIGSRPIANSKAVLMGIEGSISKIYFMALRVTVPPLFDFDKRSRRPALDFFNSGLNYLYGMTYSLVESGIFAKGLDPMIGIMHADQFKEPTLAFDLIEPIRPVMDRIWLGIIFQDILKKTDFIKKEQGYWLSKSGKRIVIKTFNEYTQQRVNYGGRVLRFKDHIYQEANSLGNYLLGNVELL